The Hyphomonas sediminis genome contains the following window.
CGTCCTGGCGCCAGACCTCATCGGCTTCGGCAAATCCGACAAGCCCGGCTCAATCGAAGACTATTCCTATTCCGGCCATGTCGGATGGCTGGAACAATGGATGCTGGCGCTGGATCTGACGGACATGACGCTTGTCTGCCAGGACTGGGGCGGCCTGCTCGGCCTGCGCCTCGCGGGCATGCATCCGGATCGCTTCAGCCGCCTCGTCGTCGCCAATACCGGCCTGCCGGATTCCAGACAGGTCGCGCCCCAGCTGTCGGAAATGTTCGCCATGCTTTACCCGCAGGTGCCCGTGCCTTCTGCCGGCGATGTGGGGGACGCCTTTCGCGCCGGCGCGCCCGGCGCCTTCCTCTTCTGGGTCAAGTACGCTGCCGAATCCCCGGATTTCTCCATCCGCGATGTCTTCGGTCTCCTGTCAGACATTTCGGACACCAGTATTCTCGACGGGTATGAGGCTCCGTTCCCGGACGAAACCTATCTGGCCGGCGCCCGCCGCTTTCCCTCGCTTGTGCCACTTCTGCCCAATGCCGCGGAAGAGCGCGCAAAAAATGACGCGGCCTGGGCCGTGCTGGAGAAATTCGAGAAGCCAGTTCTAACTGCCTTCGCCGATGATGATCCCGTCACCAAAGGCGGAGAAGCCGCATTCCAGACGCGCATCCCCGGCGCGCGCGATCGCAACCACGTGACGATTTCCGGCGGCGGCCACTTCCTGCAGGAGCATCGCCCGGAAGCCTTCAGCCAGGCCATCATCGCCTTCATGCGCGAAACGGCCTGATCCTTCTCGAACTGCCTCTCTCCCGACGGCTTTACCCAGCGTCGGGGCTCGCAGCCTGCCTGACCGCACGTTAAACAGCGTCCAGACCAGTCATGAGAAAAGGGAGCAGCAGCGATGGCCAAGGGTGATTTTCCGGTCCTGATCGGCGTAGGCCAGGCGATGAGCCAGTGGGATGGCAAGAGCGGCGGCGCCGGCGCGCCTTCGCCGCTATCGCTGATGGCGGACGCCTCCAAGGCTGCCCTTGCCGATACCGGCGCCGCAGGCACTGCCGCCGCCATCGATGCGATTGCCGTCGTCCGTATCTTCGAGGACTCCGTACCCGGCGACCGGCACCCCCACGGCCACAACACAAACCTGCCGGGCACGCTCGCCCGCGAGACCGGCACCAATCCGCGCCACCTCGTCTACGAAACCGTTGGCGGTCAGAGCCCGCAAGCGCTGGTCAACGAGTTTGCCCGCCGCATTCATGAGGGCGAGTTTGAAGCCGTCCTCATCTCAGGTTCGGAAGCCAACCGCGCCTCCAAAGGCGCCCGCAAGAATGGCGTCGAGATCAATTGGGCCGATGCTGACGCGCGCGACTATGAAGACCGCGGCCTCGGCCCGATGATGATTTCGCGTGGCGAGATCAAGCACGGTCTCGTCACACCGGCTTATTTCTACGGCATCTTCGAAAACGCCATCGCTGCCCGTGAAGGCCGCGGACGCGCCGGCCAGCGCAAGGCTATGGCCGAACTCTTCCAGCCCTTCTCGGCCGTCGCTGCAAAAAATCCGTACTCGCAGTTTCCGCAGGAACACTCGGTGGAGTTCCTCTCCACGCCCTCGCGCGAAAACTATGAGTATGCAGACCCCTTCCTGAAATGGTTCATCGCGCAGGATGCCGTCAATCAGGGCGCCGCCGCCATCATCGTTTCCTCCTCGAAGGCAGACGAACTCGGCGTGCCGGAAGCAAAGCGCGTCTATCTCCACGGCGGCGGCGAAGCTGGCGATGATCACATCTCCGTCCGCCCCGTGCTGGACCGCTCCTGGGCAATGGACACCGCCGTCTCCCGCGCCCTCGCACAGGCTGGCAAGACGACTGCCGAGATCGACCATCTCGATCTCTACTCCTGCTTCCCCTGCGCCGTCTTCTCCGGCGCCGCCGCCCTGGGGCTGGACTGGAAAGCCGACAAGCGCCCGCTCACCCTCACTGGCGGCCTGCCCTTCTTCGGCGGCCCAGGCAATAACTACTCCCTGCACGGAATAGCCGAGATGGTGAACCTGCTGCGCGAAAACCCCGGCAATACCGGCCTCGTCCTCGCCAATGGCGGCTGGATGACCAAGGAAGCCGCCGGCGTCTACTCCACCACCAAACCCGCCAAGTTCACCCCCGCCGAAAAAGCTGCCAAGCCGTCCGAGCAGGTCGAGATCGCCGCGGAGAATTGCGAAGCCACGCTGGAAACCTTCACCGTCACCCATGGCAAGGAAGGCCCTGAGCGCGGCATCATCTTCGCCCGCCTCGCCGATGGCCGCCGCGCGCTCGCCAACAATGCTGACGCCGCAACGCTGGCAGTGCTCCGCGAAGACAAGAGCCCCGTCGGCCGCAAGGTCGCCATCACGGTAGACGGCGAAAACGGCACCTTCGTCTTCGTCTGACCTCAATCTATCTGATAGCTGCCCTCTCCATCTGTCGTCACCCTCGATGCGCGAAAGCGCATCTGAGGGCCCATCGCCCGCCCTCGCCGAGAGAGCATGTGGGGAGATAAGGAGATGGGCCCTCTGACGGGCTACCGCCCGTCGAGGGTGACGCAGCTGTAAGGCTTCGCTCGAGCGCGGCTCAAACCCAACCGCCCTCCCCGCTTGCCCCCCGCCTCGGCTTCGGCCAAAACCGGGCTATGACAAAGCACTTCAAGACATTCGGCGTTATCGGCGGCGGCGCCTGGGGCACGGCGATCGCGCAAATGCTGGCCCGCCAAGGCCAGACCGTCCACCTGTGGGCGCTGGAGCCCGAGGTGGCCGACGCCATCAACACGGCACGCGAGAATTCCCTCTTCCTCAAAGGCGTGCCGCTGAAGCCGGAAATCCGCGCCACCAACAAGCTGGAAGACCTGGGGCCTGCCGACGCGATCTTCGCTGTCGCCCCCGCCCAGCACACGCGCACCACGCTCCGCGCCCTGCGCGCCAGCCTGCGCCCCGGCACGCCGGTCGTCCTCTGCTCCAAGGGCATCGAACTCGCCACGGGCGAATTCATGACCCAGGTCCTGAAAGACGAACTGCCTGAAGCCGTGCCCGCCGTCATGTCCGGTCCCAGTTTCGCCATTGATGTTGCCCGCGGCCTGCCCACCGCCGTCACCCTCGCCATGGAAGACGCCGCCCTCGGCACAGAACTCATTCAGGCAATTTCCACGCCCACCTTCCGCCCCTATCTGGGAACGGATCTTCTGGGGGCGGAGATTGGCGGCGCCGTGAAGAATGTGCTCGCCATTGCCTGCGGCATCACACTCGGTAAGGGGCTCGGCCGCTCGGCCCATGCCGCCACCATCGCGCGCGGCTATGCGGAGATGACCCGCCTTGCGCTCGCCCTAGGCGCAGACGCAGGAACCCTCACCGGCCTCTCCGGCCTGGGCGATCTTGTGCTCACCTGCTCTTCGGAAACCAGCCGCAACATGTCCTTCGGGCTGGCGCTCGGCAAAGGCGAAAAACAGGAAGACATCCTCGGCGCCCGCAACGCCGTCACCGAAGGCGTCGCCACAGCCCCGGTCCTGCGCCGGCTGGCCAGGGCGCGTGGCATTGAAATGCCCATCTGCGAGGCCGTCGCCGCGGTCATTGAAGGCGAAATCAGCGTGGATGAGGCGATCACCGCCCTCCTCATGCGCCCGGTGACGGCTGAAGCCGTCAAAGCTTAGCGCCGCGTCACCCCTCGCCGCACGCCTATCCCCTGCTACACTCCGCCTCAAACGGAGGAAATAGCCCATGCTGAGAGAGAAGTACGAAGCCTTCAAGGTCACGATTGAGGACAAGGTCGCGCATATCCAGATGGCGCGCCCTGAAGCGCTGAACACGATGAACAAGGCCTTCTGGAACGAGCTTCCGGAAATCGTCCGCACCATCGACCAGAACGCCCTCGCCCGCGTCATCGTCATTTCCTCGACTGGCAAGCACTTCTCCGCCGGCATGGACACGACCGTCTTCACAGGCCCGCGTCCGCCCGGCCCGGAAGACCGCTATGTCGCCGCTGAAGCCTTCCGCACGAATGTCAAAGCCATCCAGCAATCCTTCAACTGCATGGAAGAGGCGCGCATCCCGGTTCTCTTCGCCTGCCACGGCGCGGTCATCGGCGGCGCTATCGACATGATCACCGCTGGCGACATCCGCTGGTGCACCAAGGACGCCTATTTCTGCATCATGGAAATCAACATCGCCATGACCGCCGATGTCGGCACCTTCCCGCGCCTTCAGCGCTACATCCCGGAAGGCTGGGTGAAGGAACTCGCCTATACCGGCCGCAAGATCGATGCGGCCAAAGCCAAGGAAATCGGCCTCGTCAACGACATCTTCGACACGCAGGAAGAGCTGCTTGCCTATGTGATGGAAACGGCCCGCGAGATCGCCTCGAAAAACCCGATCGCCGTCACTGGCTCCAAGGTGCTGATCAACTACGGACGCGACCACAATACGGCAGATACGCTGGACTATATCGGTGTGTGGAACGCCGCGATGTTCCCGCCCCCGCATATGGCCGAAGCCTTCACCGCCCGTGCGGAAAAACGCGATCCCGTCTTCCCGGATCTTGCGCCCTACCGCACCGACCCGATGTAAAAAGAAAGCCCCCTCTCACGAGGGGGCTTTTTTTTCTGATCCGTGAGAGGATTTATCCCTCCACCACCTCGAAATCCGTCCAGTCCGGATGCCGGGTTTCCTTCTTGTAGTCGGTGGTCTTGCCATACCAGTTATTGGTCACCTTGCCGGCTTCATTCTTGTACCAGCTATGACAATCGGACGCCCAGACCGTCTTGGAAATTTCATCCTGTACACGGACGTTATACGCCGTCATGGCGGATGGTGTCACATCCAACGCGGCCACGCCCTTTTCGGCAATCTTGTCGATGCACTGGATGATGTAGTTGATCTGGTACTCCACCATCAGGATGATGGAGTTGTGGCCGAGATTGGTGTTTGGCCCATACAGCAGGAAGAAGTTCGGGAAGCTGGACACCGCCACGCCCTTGAAGGCTTCAGCGCCATCTTTCCAGGCCTGATTGAGGCTGAGCCCGTTCTTGCCATACACCTGCATCGGCGTCAGGAAATCGGTGGACTGGAAGCCCGTAGCCCAGATGATCACATCGCATTTACGCTCAACGCCATCCTCGCCGATGATGCCGTCTTCGGTAATCTCTTTCACGCCCTGGCGCAGCACATCCACATTTGGCTTCGTAAGCGCCGGATAGTAATCATCCGAGATCAGAACACGTTTACAGCCCGGTTCGAAATCCGGTGTCAGCTTCTCGCGCAGAACCGGGTCTTTCACCTGGTCCTCAAGATGCTGCTGGCACATCTTCTTCATCGACTCGGAAAGCCCCATCGGGGATTTCTGCAGGAACGCCCCAAAACCGAAATCGGCGAACGCCCTGATGCGCCAGCGATACCAGTCGATCCGCCAGCGTGGCCCGGCGAAATAGCGCTTGTCAGCTTCAGAATACTGCCGCTGCCCGCGCGGACGGCACCAGGCCGGCGAGCGCTGGTAACTGATCAGCTTACCAACAACTTTCTGGATTTCCGGCAGGAACTGCACCGCGCTCGGTCCATTGCCGACCACAGCCACCGTCTTGTCCTTGATATCGACCGAATGATCCCACCGCGCCGAATGGAAGGCGGCCCCTTTGAACCGGTCCAGCCCCTTGAACTCGGGCGTGGCGGGAATGTTCAGCTGTCCGAGGCCGGACACCAGCACATCGGCCACATGGGTTTTCCCCGAAGCGTCCGTCAGCGTCCAGGTATTGTCCGTATCGCTCCAGCGGCATTCGGTGATTTCTGTGTTGAAATGGCAATGCCGGCGCACGTCATACTTGTCGGCAAAGTCCTCGAAGTATTTGAGGATCTGCGGCTGCAGAGACCATTTGTAATCCCAGTCCGGGTTCAGCTCGAACGAGAAGGAATAGAGGTGGCTGGGCACATCGCAGCCACACCCCGGATAGGTGTTGTCCCGCCAGGTGCCGCCCACTCCGCCGGACTTTTCATAAATGTCGATAGCGCCATAGCCGGCGGCCTTGAGCTTGGCGGCCATGCCCAGCCCACTCATTCCGGCGCCCAGAATGGCAATGCGTGTCGTACTCTTGCTGACGGTCGAATCCATCGCCCGCATTTCCTCCCATTGGCTGCGTGCTTTCACGCATTCTTGCCGGGAAAATGCTGAGCGCGCCGCAAACCGTCAACCGGTGCCCGAGGGTCAGCCCTTATTTCCGCCGGGCATATATCTGGCGATACTCGTGATCGCGCAGCTCCATCTCGCCGGTTTCGTCAAAAGTGAGCACGGTGACGTGGCGGAGGGCATCCAGAAAGTCGGCCTCCTGGGCCATAATTTCCGGGTCGCAAGCCATTTCCGTGTTCGCAATGTCACCGAAACTGATTCCCTCGCCGGTCAGCGTGTATTCACCGCCATAGCTGTTGCAGCCGCTTCGGCCACTGACGCCACCCTTGCCCGGCACATATTGAACCTGCTGGCCCGGCTCAGGCGGAATGTCGGCTTCAAGCACGAGGGTAAGCTCAACTCCCGGCATCACCGGCGGCCCGTTCACTTCGACAATCTGCCACTCGCCTTCGATAAGGTCGCTGGTCTTGCCGCCGCATCCGTTCACACGCGCGTCTTCCATCTGCACGGTCACCGTCTGGGGAAACGGCATCCCGCTCATGTCGTCGGCGCAAATCTTGTCGAGCACCAATACCGAAAGCACGCCGTCCGCAGTTGTATAGCGCTTGCCGCCCTCCACGGCCTCGGCTTCTGGCTGGGGCGCCTCATACCGGCTCTCGCCATAGGCATACACGTAGCTCAGCGTCGTCCCGTCCAGGGTCACCGTCCAGCCCGGCTCATTGCCTTGCGCCATCCATGGCTTTGTTTTGGCTTCGCCCGCGTCTGCCAGGGGCGCGTCCGTCGCTGGCTCAGCAGGCGCGTCGATACCGGCCAGCGGCGCTGGCGATTTGTCTGCAGTCTCGGCCGAACACGCCATGAGCGCCATCGGCATCGCAGCAGTCAGCAGCATACGGGAAAGTTTCATCGGCGGGCCTCCTTCTGGGGCGGTCGCGCGCCCGGGCATCTCTGCTTATAACAGGAAGGATGGCATAATCCGGTCAAGCACGCAGCAAATTCTGGGCAGTTGCCGGGGGCGGCGCAGACGACACCGCCAGATCAGAGATAAGGCGTTTCAGGCGCTGAAGCGGCCCTCATCGGCAAGTGGCAACGAATCGTTGGCGTATTTGCCGGGCGCGCCACTTGGCAGTTCGTGCGCGCTTCCATCCAGCAGATCATGCACCATGCCCTTGAAGATCATGCGCATTTCCGTAAGCGCCGCTTCCGGCCAGGCAATACTCTCCACCATCAGGCCGCGATAGAAAGCCAGGATCATGGTCATGATAGAGGCGCCATTGCCCAGGCGCGCCATCTCCGGAAAAAAGGCGGCATAGGGCAGAACCGCCTTCATCATGTCGAGATCGCCGCCCCGGCGCACCCGCCGCAGCAACTCGTCATCGCTCTTCAGAGCGGAGAAAATTTCAGAACTGACTGCAAACTCGCGGCCCAGATCGTCCCAGAGCACATCAAGCCGACGGTCCAGCGACATTTCCCGCGTATTGGAGAAGAGGTCTTCCACATGATCGGCGCGAGCCTGCAGATAGCTGCGCACGGCGTCCAGAACGAGTTCAAACTTGCTCGGATAGTGATGCGTGATGGCGCCCCGGGACACCCCGGCTTCATCGGCAATATCCTGCAGCGACATGTGCTGATAGCCTTTGGCGCCCATGCAATGCAGCGTGGCGCTCAGCACCTTCGCCTGCATCCCTTCGGACCGCTCCTTCTGCGTTCTACGGGCCCTTGGCCCGGTCATTTCCCCATCCATCTCAGTTCTCCCAGTCGAGATGGAGACAGTATGTTCACTGACAACAAAAAAATCCGTACGGGATTATACCTAGTCAAAGAAAACGGTCCCAGAATCATTTTTGGATGCCGAACAACAAAAATCCCTTTCCTTTCCGGACGCTGCCATATGCGGTCGCTTTATTGGACGACCGGATACAAAAACCAGGGTCTTCTTTTCTTTTAACGACTGGCAAGTCAGCCACACTCCGGTGTTTTTATTTGGCAAGCAGAAAGTCTGAGCGCATCAGCGATTTACGAAATACATAACGGCCAACCGGCAAATATAATCGTCGAAAAGCGATCGCAATCAAAGCGTTGCGCCCGATTCGTAAAACTGTACGCCAACTTGGAAATGCCGGAATCGCAACATGCGGAAATACGGATAATCACCGCATACGGACAAATATTGTAAAGAACTCCGCCAGCCGCCTTCTCCGGAACTTTGAAAGCCGTACCGAAACCGCACGCGCTCTACCAGCTGAGCCAATTGCCCCGCCGCCACCCTTCTAGCCGGGAGCACGCCGGGAAGTCGCGTTGAAACGTCTACACATACTGTCCGGCCACATAGCCGGACGACCAGGCCCACTGGAAATTGAAGCCGCCCAGATGGCCGGTCACATCCATCACTTCACCGACAAAGAACAGGCCGGGCTGCGTCTTCGCTTCCATCGTCTTGGACGAAAGCGCATTCGTATCGACGCCCCCCAGCGTCACTTCCGCCGTGCGATAGCCTTCCGTGCCCGCGGGCCGGATGCGCCATTCATTGACCGCGCGCGCCAGCGCCCGCAAGGCGCCGTCCGGAAGATCGGCCAGCCGCCCCGAAAGCGCTGCGTCCTCACAGATGCTCAGCGCAAGACGTTTGGGAACAACCTCCGCCAGCGCGGTCTGCACTTCCTGTTTCGGCTGCGCCTTCTTCCGGTCTTTCAGGAACGCAAACGCATCCACAGACGGCGCCAGATTGACGAGAATGTCCTGCCCCTCCCGCCAATAGGAAGAAATCTGCAGGATCGACGGGCCGCTCAGCCCGCGATGGGTAAACAGCAATCCTTCGGAAAAGCTGACCTTGCCGCAGGAAACCGTGGCCTCCACCGACAATCCGCTGAGCGCCTGGCACCGCTCCAGAAGCGACGCCTGAAAGGTCAGCGGCACGAGGCCCGGCCGCGTTTCGATAACGTCCAGCCCGAACTGGCGGGCAACATCATAGCCAAACTTCGTCGCCCCGACCTTGGGAATGGAAAGCCCGCCCGTCGCAATGACAAGCGAGTCGCAGTCCTGCGTGCCGCGCGTTGTGACCACCCGGTAGCCGTTCCCGATGGCTTCGACGCGCTCGATGCCGGTATCGTTCTGCAAGACAACGCCCGCCCGGCGGCATTCCTCCAGCAGCATGGCGATGATCTCCTGCGCGGACTCATCGCAGAAAAGCTGCCCCAGCTTCTTTTCATGGAAGGCAATGCCATGGCTCTGCACCAGGGCGATGAAATCCTGCTGCGTGTACCGGCTCAGCGCCGATTTGCAGAAATGCGCGTTCTGCGACAGGAAATTCTTCGGGCTGGTGTGCAGGTTGGTGAAGTTGCAGAAGCCCCCGCCCGCGATGCGGATCTTTTCGGCAATCTTCCGGGCATGATCCACCAGCCAGACCCGGCGGCCCCGCTTGCCCGCCTCGATGGCACACATCAGGCCCGCCGCCCCCGCGCCAATAACGATGACGTCATAAGATCGCTGCATGGGGGCCATTCACCCGTATTCCTGAAACTGAGGGGAAAATGGTGGGCGATGACGGGCTCGAACCGCCGACATCCTGCGTGTAAAGCAGGCGCTCTACCAACTGAGCTAATCGCCCCACCGCCGCCCTCTTAGCCGGGAGCACGCCCGGAAAGCAAGTGCCGTTTGCGGTCGTCCGACTGGCAGCAACTTGCCGATCACGGCGACCGAATCTGGCGGACGCGGTCTTCGCCGGGCGCGAGTCCCGATCGAAGGCATTGCCAAGTCGTTCCGCGCTTAGTCGGCAGTTTTCCGCAGTCGCCAGAGCAGCATTGCGATCCCGCAAACAAAGAATGTCAGGCAAACCACG
Protein-coding sequences here:
- a CDS encoding haloalkane dehalogenase is translated as MKVLRTPDTQFENLSGYAFAPHYLDVKAADGTPLRMHYLDEGPKDGETILCLHGQPSWSYLYRKMIPLLTAAGYRVLAPDLIGFGKSDKPGSIEDYSYSGHVGWLEQWMLALDLTDMTLVCQDWGGLLGLRLAGMHPDRFSRLVVANTGLPDSRQVAPQLSEMFAMLYPQVPVPSAGDVGDAFRAGAPGAFLFWVKYAAESPDFSIRDVFGLLSDISDTSILDGYEAPFPDETYLAGARRFPSLVPLLPNAAEERAKNDAAWAVLEKFEKPVLTAFADDDPVTKGGEAAFQTRIPGARDRNHVTISGGGHFLQEHRPEAFSQAIIAFMRETA
- a CDS encoding acetyl-CoA acetyltransferase → MAKGDFPVLIGVGQAMSQWDGKSGGAGAPSPLSLMADASKAALADTGAAGTAAAIDAIAVVRIFEDSVPGDRHPHGHNTNLPGTLARETGTNPRHLVYETVGGQSPQALVNEFARRIHEGEFEAVLISGSEANRASKGARKNGVEINWADADARDYEDRGLGPMMISRGEIKHGLVTPAYFYGIFENAIAAREGRGRAGQRKAMAELFQPFSAVAAKNPYSQFPQEHSVEFLSTPSRENYEYADPFLKWFIAQDAVNQGAAAIIVSSSKADELGVPEAKRVYLHGGGEAGDDHISVRPVLDRSWAMDTAVSRALAQAGKTTAEIDHLDLYSCFPCAVFSGAAALGLDWKADKRPLTLTGGLPFFGGPGNNYSLHGIAEMVNLLRENPGNTGLVLANGGWMTKEAAGVYSTTKPAKFTPAEKAAKPSEQVEIAAENCEATLETFTVTHGKEGPERGIIFARLADGRRALANNADAATLAVLREDKSPVGRKVAITVDGENGTFVFV
- a CDS encoding NAD(P)H-dependent glycerol-3-phosphate dehydrogenase, which translates into the protein MTKHFKTFGVIGGGAWGTAIAQMLARQGQTVHLWALEPEVADAINTARENSLFLKGVPLKPEIRATNKLEDLGPADAIFAVAPAQHTRTTLRALRASLRPGTPVVLCSKGIELATGEFMTQVLKDELPEAVPAVMSGPSFAIDVARGLPTAVTLAMEDAALGTELIQAISTPTFRPYLGTDLLGAEIGGAVKNVLAIACGITLGKGLGRSAHAATIARGYAEMTRLALALGADAGTLTGLSGLGDLVLTCSSETSRNMSFGLALGKGEKQEDILGARNAVTEGVATAPVLRRLARARGIEMPICEAVAAVIEGEISVDEAITALLMRPVTAEAVKA
- a CDS encoding crotonase/enoyl-CoA hydratase family protein, which gives rise to MLREKYEAFKVTIEDKVAHIQMARPEALNTMNKAFWNELPEIVRTIDQNALARVIVISSTGKHFSAGMDTTVFTGPRPPGPEDRYVAAEAFRTNVKAIQQSFNCMEEARIPVLFACHGAVIGGAIDMITAGDIRWCTKDAYFCIMEINIAMTADVGTFPRLQRYIPEGWVKELAYTGRKIDAAKAKEIGLVNDIFDTQEELLAYVMETAREIASKNPIAVTGSKVLINYGRDHNTADTLDYIGVWNAAMFPPPHMAEAFTARAEKRDPVFPDLAPYRTDPM
- a CDS encoding flavin-containing monooxygenase, which translates into the protein MDSTVSKSTTRIAILGAGMSGLGMAAKLKAAGYGAIDIYEKSGGVGGTWRDNTYPGCGCDVPSHLYSFSFELNPDWDYKWSLQPQILKYFEDFADKYDVRRHCHFNTEITECRWSDTDNTWTLTDASGKTHVADVLVSGLGQLNIPATPEFKGLDRFKGAAFHSARWDHSVDIKDKTVAVVGNGPSAVQFLPEIQKVVGKLISYQRSPAWCRPRGQRQYSEADKRYFAGPRWRIDWYRWRIRAFADFGFGAFLQKSPMGLSESMKKMCQQHLEDQVKDPVLREKLTPDFEPGCKRVLISDDYYPALTKPNVDVLRQGVKEITEDGIIGEDGVERKCDVIIWATGFQSTDFLTPMQVYGKNGLSLNQAWKDGAEAFKGVAVSSFPNFFLLYGPNTNLGHNSIILMVEYQINYIIQCIDKIAEKGVAALDVTPSAMTAYNVRVQDEISKTVWASDCHSWYKNEAGKVTNNWYGKTTDYKKETRHPDWTDFEVVEG
- a CDS encoding META domain-containing protein, yielding MKLSRMLLTAAMPMALMACSAETADKSPAPLAGIDAPAEPATDAPLADAGEAKTKPWMAQGNEPGWTVTLDGTTLSYVYAYGESRYEAPQPEAEAVEGGKRYTTADGVLSVLVLDKICADDMSGMPFPQTVTVQMEDARVNGCGGKTSDLIEGEWQIVEVNGPPVMPGVELTLVLEADIPPEPGQQVQYVPGKGGVSGRSGCNSYGGEYTLTGEGISFGDIANTEMACDPEIMAQEADFLDALRHVTVLTFDETGEMELRDHEYRQIYARRK
- a CDS encoding TetR/AcrR family transcriptional regulator; translated protein: MQAKVLSATLHCMGAKGYQHMSLQDIADEAGVSRGAITHHYPSKFELVLDAVRSYLQARADHVEDLFSNTREMSLDRRLDVLWDDLGREFAVSSEIFSALKSDDELLRRVRRGGDLDMMKAVLPYAAFFPEMARLGNGASIMTMILAFYRGLMVESIAWPEAALTEMRMIFKGMVHDLLDGSAHELPSGAPGKYANDSLPLADEGRFSA
- a CDS encoding NAD(P)/FAD-dependent oxidoreductase, coding for MAPMQRSYDVIVIGAGAAGLMCAIEAGKRGRRVWLVDHARKIAEKIRIAGGGFCNFTNLHTSPKNFLSQNAHFCKSALSRYTQQDFIALVQSHGIAFHEKKLGQLFCDESAQEIIAMLLEECRRAGVVLQNDTGIERVEAIGNGYRVVTTRGTQDCDSLVIATGGLSIPKVGATKFGYDVARQFGLDVIETRPGLVPLTFQASLLERCQALSGLSVEATVSCGKVSFSEGLLFTHRGLSGPSILQISSYWREGQDILVNLAPSVDAFAFLKDRKKAQPKQEVQTALAEVVPKRLALSICEDAALSGRLADLPDGALRALARAVNEWRIRPAGTEGYRTAEVTLGGVDTNALSSKTMEAKTQPGLFFVGEVMDVTGHLGGFNFQWAWSSGYVAGQYV